The genome window CGCCGCGCGCTGTTTTCCGTTTCCGACAAGGCGGGGCTGGTGGAGCTGGCCGAGCTGCTGTCGCAGCGCGGGATCGAAATTCTCTCGACCGGCGGCAGCGCCGGAATGCTGCGTGAAGCCGGTATCGCGGTGAAGGACGTGGCCGATCTTACCGGCTTTCCCGAGATGATGGATGGCCGGGTGAAAACCCTGCATCCCCGCGTGCATGGCGGCTTGCTGGCGCTGCGCGACAACGACGAGCATGTGGCTGCGATGGGAGAGCACGGAATCGAGCCGATCGACCTGCTTGTGGTCAACCTCTACCCCTTCGAGGCCACCGTGGCCCGGGGCGCCGATTATGACACCTGCATCGAGAATATCGACATCGGCGGCCCGGCGATGATCCGCGCCGCAGCGAAGAACCATGCCTTCGTGAACGTGGTGACGGATGTGGAGGACTACGCCGCGCTGGTAGACGAGCTGGAGGCCAATGATGGCCAGACCACCCTCGCCTTCCGCCAGCGCCTTGCGCAAACCGCCTACGCCCGCACGGCGGCCTATGACGCGGCCGTCAGCACCTGGATGGCGGGCGCCATCGGCGAAGAGACCCCGCGCCGCCGCGCCTTTGCCGGAACGCTGGCCTCCACCATGCGCTACGGCGAAAACCCGCATCAGGCGGCTGCCTTCTATACCGACGGCACGAACCGCCCCGGCGTGGCCACCGCCGCGCAGCATCAGGGCAAGGCGCTGAGCTACAACAACATCAACGACACCGATGCGGCCTTCGAGCTGGTCAGCGAGTTCGCCCCCGAGGGCGGCCCGGCCTGCGCGATCATCAAGCACGCCAACCCCTGCGGCGTGGCGACGGGCGCAACGCTGGAAGAGGCCTACCGGCGCGCCTTCGATTGCGACCGCACCTCCGCCTTCGGCGGGATCATCGCGCTGAACGGCAAGCTCGACGGCGCAACCGCGCGGGCAATCAGCGAGATCTTCACCGAGGTCGTCATTGCCCCCGAGGCCGATGACGAGGCCAAGGAGGTCTTTGCGGCCAAGAAGAACCTGCGCCTGCTGACCACCGGCGCACTGGCCGACCCACGCGCGGCGATGCTGACCTATCGGCAGGTGAGTGGCGGGATGCTGGTGCAGGACAAGGACGTGGGTCACATCGCCAAGGACGAGCTGAAGGTTGTCACCAAGGTGCAGCCGACCGACGCCCAGCTCAACGACCTGCTCTTTGCATGGACCGTGGCCAAACACGTGAAGTCCAACGCGATCATCTACGTCAAGGATGGCGCCACCGTGGGCGTTGGCGCCGGGCAGATGAGCCGGGTGGACAGCTCGCGCATCGCTGCCCGCAAGAGCCTCGACATGGCCGAGGCGCTGGGCCTCTCCGAGCCGCTGGCCAAGGGCTCCGTCGTGGCCTCCGATGCCTTCTTTCCCTTTGCCGACGGGCTGATGGCCGCGGTTGAAGCGGGCGCAACGGCAGTGATCCAGCCGGGCGGCTCCATGCGTGACGACGAGGTGATCGCCGCGGCCGACGAGGCCGGGATCGCCATGGTCTTCACCGGCATGCGGCACTTTCGTCACTGATGCGTTGGCTCGGGCTCTCCGCGCTGGTGGCCTTCGCCATCGATCAGGCCAGCAAGTGGTTCGTGTTCCACTGGCTCGGCCTCTGGGAGCGCGGGCGGATCGACGTGATGGACCCGCTGCTGGTGTTTCGTCCCGGTATCAACGAGGGCATCAACTTTGGCCTCTTCGGTGGCGGATCGGGCGCGCAGCGGATCATCCTGATCGCCATCTCTCTGGTGCTCTGCACGGCCCTGCTCGTCTGGGCCTGGCGCAGCTTTAACACCGCCCGCGCCTTCGCCTCCGCCGGGCTGGTGATCGGCGGCGCTCTGGCCAATGCGCTCGACCGAGTGATCTACCCCGGCGTGCTCGACTTTCTCAACATGTCGTGCTGCGGCTTCACCAACCCTTTCCTGTTCAACCTCGCGGATGTGTTCATCTTTGCCGGGGCCTTCGGGTTGATCCTCTGGACGGGTGAGAAAAAGGCGGCTGACGAGGGCCGCGAAACGCGTTAGAACGGGCAAAAGACCAAGAGGACGGGCGAGTGGTTTCAGGGGCTCAGAAAATGGCAAGGACCGCCGGGCGCATTGCGCTGGGTCTGGCATTGTGTGCCGCAGTCACGGCGTGTTCGCGCGAGCCGGAGCTGATGAACATCCAGCGCGGGCAAGACACGCCGGATGAATTTTCGATC of Oceanicola sp. 502str15 contains these proteins:
- the purH gene encoding bifunctional phosphoribosylaminoimidazolecarboxamide formyltransferase/IMP cyclohydrolase, whose translation is MSDLQPIRRALFSVSDKAGLVELAELLSQRGIEILSTGGSAGMLREAGIAVKDVADLTGFPEMMDGRVKTLHPRVHGGLLALRDNDEHVAAMGEHGIEPIDLLVVNLYPFEATVARGADYDTCIENIDIGGPAMIRAAAKNHAFVNVVTDVEDYAALVDELEANDGQTTLAFRQRLAQTAYARTAAYDAAVSTWMAGAIGEETPRRRAFAGTLASTMRYGENPHQAAAFYTDGTNRPGVATAAQHQGKALSYNNINDTDAAFELVSEFAPEGGPACAIIKHANPCGVATGATLEEAYRRAFDCDRTSAFGGIIALNGKLDGATARAISEIFTEVVIAPEADDEAKEVFAAKKNLRLLTTGALADPRAAMLTYRQVSGGMLVQDKDVGHIAKDELKVVTKVQPTDAQLNDLLFAWTVAKHVKSNAIIYVKDGATVGVGAGQMSRVDSSRIAARKSLDMAEALGLSEPLAKGSVVASDAFFPFADGLMAAVEAGATAVIQPGGSMRDDEVIAAADEAGIAMVFTGMRHFRH
- the lspA gene encoding signal peptidase II; protein product: MRWLGLSALVAFAIDQASKWFVFHWLGLWERGRIDVMDPLLVFRPGINEGINFGLFGGGSGAQRIILIAISLVLCTALLVWAWRSFNTARAFASAGLVIGGALANALDRVIYPGVLDFLNMSCCGFTNPFLFNLADVFIFAGAFGLILWTGEKKAADEGRETR